CTGTTTCTCCAACACATCAGGCAcggtcctgcctcagggcctttgcactggctgttccctcaaCGTGGAACACTTTTTCCTCCGATATCCCTATTTCTCTCCTTCACTTCTTTCGAAAATactcaaatgttaccttctcagTGAAGAAGCTTTCCCTGACCATTCTATTAAGAACTGCAACCACCAAAAACGGCTTTCCCACTTCCCCTTCCCTGCTTCATTACTGTCCGACATACAGTATACCTTACTTATGTATTATGTTCATTGTCTTCACCACTCCTATCTCAGCTTTGAAAGGCAAGGAGTTTttggtctgttttattcactactGTATCCTTGGCATCTAGGACAGCATCTAGCACACAGGCATTCGATgagttatttgttgaatgaacgccCTAAATAAAAGTAGCAgtatttaaacaattaaaaacccCATcaggaaattaaaacactcctgTGGGCCGATTGTGGCCAGCGGGAAGCCAGTCTCAGAGCCCCAAGTGGATTACTGAACATTTCCGGTTCCCGCAAAAGGCTCAGAGGTATTTACGGGACCCGAGGCCCCACCCACTGTTAGGCTCCGCCCAACTGCGTCGACGCGCATACAATGGCGTCACTTGGAGCGACCCACGCATGCGCATTTCACCAGTAGACCGGGGAAGACACACGCGCGACCCGGAAGGCCTCGCCGCAACACTCCAAAGCGGGCGTGAGGGGGGCCAATGGCGGAGGGAGCGGTGGAAGCCCCAGCAgagagtggtggtggtggcggccCAGGAGCCATCGAGCCGGAACGGGGAGTAGCGTCCATTAAACTTCAGTGAGTCGCTGGGTCGGGGGAGCAGCTCACGGAGCCTTCCCGGCACCCGTAGCGCGGCCCGAACGGCGCATGCCGGGAGCTGGGGCAGCGGCCCAGCGTGGGAAGCTCGCAGGCTCTTCTGTTTGGGCCCTTCCTCCGCTCGCAGGGCCAGCGAGCTCCCGGGGTCACGCACGTTGGCGACTGTCACATGTGCGAAAGATACCGCGGTCCatgctggggtgggcggggttTGAGGCGGAGGCCGCAGTGCATGCTGGGGAGTGTAGTCCCAGCATATGGCGGGAACAGCCAAGTGCACTTCAGGCCAGCCGCAGTTACAGGCAGGGAATTGTGTCTGAAGTGAGTGCCGGGGGGCATGCTGGGGCTTGTAGGGCTGAAGGGCATGCTAGGAAATGTGGCGGTTGTGGACCCGTTGCAAGGCATGCGGGAACATGTAGTTTCCTTTAGCCTAACATAGTTGGGGACGTTCACACCTCACACCTGTACTTCCTCAGTCTGAGCACTGGGGACCCAGGAACAAAATACGTCCtccctgggatttccctggtggtccagtggtaaagaatccgccttccgatgtaggggacgcgggctccatccctggtggaggaactaagatcccacttgctgggggtcaactaagcccgcgtgccacaaccactgaactCGTGTGCtgcaaactgcagagcccatgcgccctggagtccgtgtgacacaactagagagagagaaaagccgcacgccacaactagagagaagcctgcgctccacaatgaaGACCgcgcgtgcagcaactaagacccgacgcagccaaaaaataataataaggaaaataagcaaaatagGTCCTCCCTGTGGCCTTGAGGTGCTCCTAGGCTGGCGGCTGGCTAGTTCTAAGTAGTGAGCACCCCATCAGTAGAAGCGTGTAATCAGGGACAAgtgttctcagtccctttccccaGCGTTCATTGAATCTGAGCTCAGGGGAGGGACTTCTTCCACAAGCCCTGCTTTCCCCTGCCCCTCTGCTGGCAGATACCTAACCACCAAGGAGCACTTCCACGAATTCCTGGAAGCCAAAGGGCAGGAGAAGCCCAGCCAGGAAACCAAGGCTGGAGACCCTGCTGGCAATGACCTGGCTGAGCCTGAGGCCAAGCGGATCCGGCTGGAGGATGGGCAGACAGAGGACAGGCAGACAGAGGAGGCTGTTGAGCTTGAGGAGCAGCCACAGGctcagaagagggcccggggtcAGAACAAATGCCGGCCCCATGTGAAGCCCACCCACTATGACAAGAACAGGCTCTGCCCCTCCCTGGTCCAGGTGAGTGTCATTGTCCCCAGAAAGTCCCAGAGGCCTTAAGTGTGAGCCTCTCTGCCCCCCATTCAACCTGCATGACGTTATGATGTAAGTATCGTTATTGTTCCCGTCTTCCAGGTGAAGAAACTGGTTTGGTGAGGTTACTGACTTGTCTGAGGACACACAGttaggaggggagagagagctgAGGTTCAAGCCCAGGCTGCCTGGCTGCCTCAGCATCTCCCTGTCCTCCCTCATTGCCTCCCTGTTTCCCTGCAGGAATCCGCCGCTAAGTGTTTCTATGGTGACCGCTGCCGCTTCCTGCACGATGTGGGCCGCTACCTGGAGACCAAGCCAGCTGACCTGGGCCCCCACTGTGTGCTCTTTGAGACCTTCGGCAGGTGCCCCTATGGTGTGACCTGCCGCTTTGCTGGGGCCCATCTGGGGCCCGAGGGCCAGAATCTGGTGAAGGAGGGGTTGGTCCAGGCCCCGCCCATCCGCAATGGCCTGGACAAGGTCCTGCAGCAGCAACTGCGAAAGCGCAAGATCCACTTCAAGCGTGCAGAGCAGGCCCTGCGCCAGCTGAGCAAGGGCCAGCTGCCAGGCCCCACTCCTGAAGCCACTGTCCCCgaggtcatggaggctgaggGTGCCCCAGGGCAGGACAACTGTGATGCCCAGCAGGCCCCCCAGGGGCCGGGCACCGTTACCCCTCCCAGGGGCCCTTTAAAGACCTGCGGGCCCCTGACAGATGAGGATGTAGTCAGGTTGCAGCCCTGTGAGAAGAAGCGGGTACGTGTCATGGGCTTCCTGCAGAGGACACTAGCAATGTTGGGGGCAAATAGAGCTGGACACTCACTCCCAGCTCTGGAGGGTCTGGGCTATGGCAGAGGGGGGCACtgggaaaggcttcctggaggagaaggCATTGGGACTGGGGTTTTGACGGTTGAGTAGAAGTCTCTAGTGGAGGAGAACATGGAGAAAAGAACATTCCTGGTGGAGGGGTTGGTTGGCCTGTGCAGAGGCACGGCGGTGAAAGGGAGCCAGGCTGATTGGGGCAGGACAAAGCGTGTGGGGCAAAGACTGGGGAGGCTTGAGGCTTGAGAGGCCTTGAAAGCCAGGTTGGAGGGTGGAGGTTCATTGTGCATTTTCTTTCCCACCAGCTGGACATCAGTGGCAAACTGTACCTTGCCCCCCTCACCACGGTAGGACCCACAGTGAGGTGGGCCGGGAGCTGGCAGCGTGGTCATCCCAGCAGTACCCACTGGCTCCCCGCCCTGGGGGCTTGGGGCCTGGGCGGGTGTCTGGGGTCCCTGCCTGCCGTGCCCTCACATGTGAATCTGTCCCCTGCTGTCGCCAGTGTGGGAACCTGCCCTTCCGGCGGGTCTGTAAGCGCTTTGGGGCAGATGTGACGTGCGGGGAGATGGCTGTATGCATCAACCTGCTGCAGGGCCAGACGTCTGAGTGGGCCCTGCTCAAACGCCACCCCTGCGAGGATGTCTTCGGCGTCCAGGTCGGTGCGGccccgagggagggagggagggagggaggaggggctctCAGCTGCCATGTTTCAGAGCCAGGTTCAGGTCCGGGCTCTCCTGGCTCACCTCCCAGACCCCCTGCCTCAGCCACAGGCCAGGTGCCAGCCTGATGCACGTCAAGTAGCTGCTGGCCTTGGCACAGGGCCaggcagggaagtcccctcacgcCCTGCCCGGCCACCCGACACAGCTTGAGGGCTCCTTCCCCgacaccatgaccaagtgtgCCGAGCTGCTGAACCGCACCATCGAGGTGGATTTCGTGGACATCAACGTCGGCTGCCCCATCGACCTCGTGTACAAAAAGGTACCAGCCGCTCAACCCTGGCGCCCCACGAAGGGCAGAATGTGGGTGGGCGGAGTCCCTGGGGAACCTGCGGGGGCCTGTGGGCCTCgctttccccatctgtacagcGAGGACAGCAGGGGGTGTCGGGCCCAGCCAGGGTCACACGTTCCTAAGCCCAAGCCGCCCGTCTCTCCCAGGGCGGGGGCTGCGCCCTCATGAACCGCTCAACCAAGTTCCAGCAGATCGTCCGCGGCATGAACCAGGTACAGCCCGAGACACCCTCCCCCACGACCATCCCCTGCGGCCTGACCCCAGGCCCCACCAACCACACCCGCGCCCACAGGTGCTGGACGTGCCGCTGACCGTGAAGCTCCGAACAGGTGTCCACGAGCGCGCGAATCTGGCCCACCGGCTGCTGCCTGAGCTGCGGGACTGGGGGGCCGCGCTGGTCACGGTGGGTCTCGGGGCGCAGCGGGTGTTGGGACCCCCGAGGCGCATCCCTTTCTAACCATTCCTCCCTTCCTGCTCCTCCCTCCTGGTCTTTGGCTCTCCCTCCATCTCTATCTccgcctgtctgtctgtctctctctctcagtctgtCTCTCCCGGGCTCTCtgggtctttctctctctctgtctctgtctgattctccgccccctgcccctccctccctccctacctggCTGCCTCTCCTCCAGCTCCACGGCCGCTCGCGAGAGCAGCGCTACACCAAGCTGGCCGACTGGCACTACATCGAGCAGTGCGTGACAGCAGCcagccccatgccccttttcggTGGGTCCCCTGCCACCAGAGGCCACGCACCGGGGCCCACCCCTCACCAGGGCCCCCTCGTGCCCCGATGGGGAATGCTGCTGGGCTGACAAGAACTCCCGAAGCCCCGGCATCCCCCTGCACGCAGCTCCCTGAGGCCCCAGTCTCTGTCCCTCAGGAAACGGGGACATCTTGTCATACGAGGACGCCAACCGCGCCATGCAGACTGGCGTCGCTGGGATCATGATCGCCCGGTAAGTGTGCCCGGGGCGGGGATACAAAGAACCAGCCAGGGCTGCCCCTGAGCGCCCAGCCTGCAGCTCGGGGAAGGTGAGGGCGCGTCTGAGTTTGTGCCCAACGCCGGTGCCCCCAGCCCGCCTGCCCACCCCCTGCTCTGTTATTCCCCGGGCAGGGAGATGTCAGAGGTGGCTGCTTATGGGGCCGGGGTGAAGGGTACTGGAACTTTCTGTAGCTGTGGGCTCAGGGCTGTGGCTTGGAACTCTTGGGCTTTGCAGGTTGTGTGAGCATGGCCGGGAGGTTGGGGACCATGGGTTTGGGGGCTGGGGTTCCGCCACCTGCCTGCTGACCACCGCCCGCCTGCAGCGGCGCCCTGCTCAAGCCGTGGCTGTTCACGGAGATCAAGGAGCAGCGGCATTGGGACATCTCGTCGTCTGAGCGCCTGGACATCCTGCGGGACTTCGCACACTACGGCCTGGAGCACTGGGGCTCGGACACGCAGGGCGTGGAGAAGACACGCCGCTTCCTCCTTGAGTGGCTCTCCTTCCTGTGCAGGTGGGATCGGGGTGGTGGGGCGGGGTGTCTTGGGGAGGCCCGGCCCAACCCCGTTACCGCCGCCTGCCCCCCGTCTGTAGGTACGTGCCCGTTGGCCTGCTGGAGCGGCTCCCGCAGAGGATCAACGAGCGGCCGCCCTACTACCTGGGCCGCGACTACCTGGAGACGCTCATGGCCAGCCAGAAGGCGGCCGACTGGATCCGCATCAGGTGCCCGGGAACCGCCGAGGCCCTGGGAGATAGTGCAACAGGGAGCCAGCGGGTGTGGGGCCAGCTGGGCCGGGGGCCACCCTGCCCCAGGCCTGACCCTGCTCCCGCCCTCCTCACAGCGAGATGCTGCTGGGACCGGTGCCACCCAATTTCGTCTTCCTGCCCAAGCACAAGGCCAACGCCTACAAGTAGCTGCAGGGGCGGGCGGGGGTGTCTGAGCACCCAGCGGGCTCCCCGATAAATGAGAAGGcaataaattttattcttttaaaacccAGGCCCTTTTGTGACCCTGAGGCTGTCTCATgctgcccgccccccaccccgccccagctttcccccaccatccccatccccgcAGCTCCCTCCTTCCTCACTCATTCACCAGCCCCATACTGGCCACTGCTGGTGCCCAAAGGCCTTGACCACAAACAAGCCACCATAGCTCATGAGATGGGGCCTTGGCCTGTGTGGATGTGGATCAGGGCGGGCTGCCTGAAGGAAGGGGCCTTGGAGCTGTCAGGCAGGCATTGCTGGCAGAGGTGGGAGGCGGAAGGCGGCAGACCGGGCCCAGTGTCCACCATGCTCTCTGTGACGCCCATCTCTGGCTGCCTTGGTTTCCCATCTGCCCCTgcctgccccgcccctccccccccactTACTCGGAACCCTGACCAGTGGGCGGGCCACAGCCTGTGCCTGGAGTAACCGTAGAAACAGAACTACACAGGACAGTGAGCCTCCTCTCTGGGTGGGCTGCCTGTGCTCCCAACTGCTGCCCTCCTGGCCAGGCCCCCGCCTCCCCATGCAGCACCCCAAACCCTTCTACGCACCCGCCGCTCCCCAAGAAGCCTTCAGTCCCTGGAGCCTGGACGCCACCAAAGGGCCCGGCAGCCAGCCTGCTTCCGCCTGCACAGAGCCTCTTCCCACTGCGGGTACGAGGCTTGGGGGCGCCCATCGGGGCAGGGACCAGGGCTCTGCCCGCCAGCCTCAGGACCCCACCCAGCTGCCTGTTTTTGTCCACAGGTTCCTCCAACGTCTATCACCCCCCAAACCTGGAGAAAGAGGTGTTTCCAGCTCCTCCAGCAGGTACCGGCCTCCCACCAACCTTTGATGACCGGGGAGTGGGCAGGGGCATCTTGCTCCCACCCTTGACCCTAGATGGCTCCCTCCTCCGAAGGCAAGGCCCGAATCCCTGTCCCCCAAAGAGACCCCTGGACCAAGGTCTGTGTCCCTCATCCCCTAGATGGGGCCATGAAGGCCAAGCCTATGTTTCTTGTTCCCCAAACAGGTCTCCCAAAGGCAGGCCGGTGTCCCCAGCCCCCCAGATGGGCCCCCAAAGCAAGGCCTGGGGCCCCTGACCTCTAGAGAGGGCCCCAAAGGCAAAGCCTATGTCCCTGTTCCCCAAATGGACCCCAAAATTGGTCCGTGTTCTCCATGCCCCAGACGTGCCCCACAGTTTGGACCCCGTCCACCCCAGGCGGGTCCCAGAACTGCCCCTCTCAGGGCCGCCCTCCCTGGCCACAGGTTTCCAGATGGCGCCCTGCGGCTGCTTCTTTGACCCCCGCGTCTACCGAATCGAGTGGGCCACCACCGACTTTGGCCAGTCGTCCCTGTACAAGCTGGCGGCTGGGGGCCCCGCCTCGCCAGGCACCTACTTCCCCGAGGCACAGCACTGCCTCAGGGCCCCGGTGCCACCCCCGCTGCCCCCACTGTTCCGCCACTACCAGCCGCCCCCCGCGGGGCCCTGGTACCGCATGCCCTGCTTCGAGTCCAAGGGAGCCGGGGCCGAGGCCCTGGGCTTCGTAGGGGACAGAGGGCCCCCCGCCTTCGCGGAGCTGCCCCCCGCCTTGATCAAGCAAGGCCTGGCTCCCCCGCTGCCCCCAAAGGAGAGCAAGCTGCCCCTGCTGCTCACCACGCTGCCCGCCGAGGCCACGCTGCCCCCTGGCGCCTATGGCCCTCTCAAGGGCCACCTGACCTGGCTGGATGGGCCCGGTGAGCCCTTGACCTTCGCCTTCAAGGAACCGCCCCCTGGCGCCGGGCCCGGCCCGCTGTACCCACCGGGCCCCACCAAGCCCAAGGCGGTCCCGCTGAGGGCAGGCGAGGCCAGGACCCCTGAGGTGGCCAGGGCCTTCAGGACGCCCAAGAAGGTGATGCTCGAGGACACGATGAAGCTCTTTGACGGCCTGCCGGGTGGCGCCGAGCCCGCTGGGGCCCCGTGCAAGCCCCCTGGGCCCGCCCTGCCCGACAGCGGGGGCGGCAGGGACTCGTCCAGCGACATCCGCTCGCTGCACCTGCCCGACGAGCTGCAGTCCTCGGACTACAGCGTGCCCGAGGTCCTAGATACCGTGTCCGACATGGACTACTTCTACAACTTCAAGGTGCTGGACGAGGAGCCGCCGCCCCGCCCGGGGGGGGCCCCCACCGCCAAGCCCTCGGGCAAGAGGAAGGCCGGCAACCCGACTGCCAGGAAGGGGAGGCAGGGCATCAAGGGCAAGCAGGCTGCGGTGCCCACCAGCGCCAGCCCCTTGGGGCCCAGGCAGGACCTGGGAGCCGCCCCCCATTAAAGCGAATTTGAGCTGTTTGCGCAGTGTCCGGTCAGGGGCATTCAGGGGCCGTGGGCTGTCCCCTCGCCCTCCCTGTCGTCCAGCGGGCCCCGGGCCACGTGGTGAGGCCCCTCGGGACCCCGGTGCCTTCCGGGTGCCGGGCTTCCAGAGTAGAGTCGGGGAGCCCTAGACTTGGGGTTCGGGACAATCCCTCGTCTCCTAGCCCCAGAAAATCCAAGTCACCCGGCAGGGATGGGGGCGctgctgggaggtggggagacacTGCCCGGACTCGTGCACTGCAAGGATTTCACCTCCATGTTTGATGGGGAAAGTCAGGTCTGCCGAGAGATGGGCAGGAAGTTGCCTGGAGACACAGCAGCAAgcggggtggggcctggggagagGCCTGCGGGCTGGGCTCGGCCTCGGCCCAGGTGGAGGGGCCGGTGTCCCCGATGGTGAATGGGGACGCCCCCGCTCGTGTTCACGCGGAGAGCTGGGGGGCCTGGGGTGCAGAGGCAAGTGCTGGGTGGAGGTCTGagagtgggggcagggcaggcatGTGGGAGACGGTGTCCACCTGGCACACAGGTGACCCAGACGGGCATGCAGAGTGCACCTGCAGCCCAGCTGGGGGCCAGAGGCCAGGGTGGG
This window of the Mesoplodon densirostris isolate mMesDen1 chromosome 3, mMesDen1 primary haplotype, whole genome shotgun sequence genome carries:
- the DUS3L gene encoding tRNA-dihydrouridine(47) synthase [NAD(P)(+)]-like isoform X1 encodes the protein MAEGAVEAPAESGGGGGPGAIEPERGVASIKLQYLTTKEHFHEFLEAKGQEKPSQETKAGDPAGNDLAEPEAKRIRLEDGQTEDRQTEEAVELEEQPQAQKRARGQNKCRPHVKPTHYDKNRLCPSLVQESAAKCFYGDRCRFLHDVGRYLETKPADLGPHCVLFETFGRCPYGVTCRFAGAHLGPEGQNLVKEGLVQAPPIRNGLDKVLQQQLRKRKIHFKRAEQALRQLSKGQLPGPTPEATVPEVMEAEGAPGQDNCDAQQAPQGPGTVTPPRGPLKTCGPLTDEDVVRLQPCEKKRLDISGKLYLAPLTTCGNLPFRRVCKRFGADVTCGEMAVCINLLQGQTSEWALLKRHPCEDVFGVQGQAGKSPHALPGHPTQLEGSFPDTMTKCAELLNRTIEVDFVDINVGCPIDLVYKKGGGCALMNRSTKFQQIVRGMNQVLDVPLTVKLRTGVHERANLAHRLLPELRDWGAALVTLHGRSREQRYTKLADWHYIEQCVTAASPMPLFGNGDILSYEDANRAMQTGVAGIMIARGALLKPWLFTEIKEQRHWDISSSERLDILRDFAHYGLEHWGSDTQGVEKTRRFLLEWLSFLCRYVPVGLLERLPQRINERPPYYLGRDYLETLMASQKAADWIRISEMLLGPVPPNFVFLPKHKANAYK
- the DUS3L gene encoding tRNA-dihydrouridine(47) synthase [NAD(P)(+)]-like isoform X2, with product MAEGAVEAPAESGGGGGPGAIEPERGVASIKLQYLTTKEHFHEFLEAKGQEKPSQETKAGDPAGNDLAEPEAKRIRLEDGQTEDRQTEEAVELEEQPQAQKRARGQNKCRPHVKPTHYDKNRLCPSLVQESAAKCFYGDRCRFLHDVGRYLETKPADLGPHCVLFETFGRCPYGVTCRFAGAHLGPEGQNLVKEGLVQAPPIRNGLDKVLQQQLRKRKIHFKRAEQALRQLSKGQLPGPTPEATVPEVMEAEGAPGQDNCDAQQAPQGPGTVTPPRGPLKTCGPLTDEDVVRLQPCEKKRLDISGKLYLAPLTTCGNLPFRRVCKRFGADVTCGEMAVCINLLQGQTSEWALLKRHPCEDVFGVQLEGSFPDTMTKCAELLNRTIEVDFVDINVGCPIDLVYKKGGGCALMNRSTKFQQIVRGMNQVLDVPLTVKLRTGVHERANLAHRLLPELRDWGAALVTLHGRSREQRYTKLADWHYIEQCVTAASPMPLFGNGDILSYEDANRAMQTGVAGIMIARGALLKPWLFTEIKEQRHWDISSSERLDILRDFAHYGLEHWGSDTQGVEKTRRFLLEWLSFLCRYVPVGLLERLPQRINERPPYYLGRDYLETLMASQKAADWIRISEMLLGPVPPNFVFLPKHKANAYK
- the PRR22 gene encoding proline-rich protein 22, translating into MQHPKPFYAPAAPQEAFSPWSLDATKGPGSQPASACTEPLPTAGSSNVYHPPNLEKEVFPAPPAGFQMAPCGCFFDPRVYRIEWATTDFGQSSLYKLAAGGPASPGTYFPEAQHCLRAPVPPPLPPLFRHYQPPPAGPWYRMPCFESKGAGAEALGFVGDRGPPAFAELPPALIKQGLAPPLPPKESKLPLLLTTLPAEATLPPGAYGPLKGHLTWLDGPGEPLTFAFKEPPPGAGPGPLYPPGPTKPKAVPLRAGEARTPEVARAFRTPKKVMLEDTMKLFDGLPGGAEPAGAPCKPPGPALPDSGGGRDSSSDIRSLHLPDELQSSDYSVPEVLDTVSDMDYFYNFKVLDEEPPPRPGGAPTAKPSGKRKAGNPTARKGRQGIKGKQAAVPTSASPLGPRQDLGAAPH